A genomic segment from Oncorhynchus keta strain PuntledgeMale-10-30-2019 chromosome 9, Oket_V2, whole genome shotgun sequence encodes:
- the LOC118387835 gene encoding transmembrane protein 150C-like isoform X1, producing MRKCSPWTFLPAMYSLFTAAGLWVVYFIAVEDEKITPLSSEYNRSGPKSPPYISFAGNAPPASCVFSQVMNLAAFVGFIIGVLRYLQLKPQVHKPWLNISSLVALSLACFGMTLVGNFQLSNDKELHNIGTYMTFGLGTLFCWVQSVITLKVNLRNEGRRAGIPRFVLSGTLTACMLFYFALIAQHLHMHAARAQWALVMFFLSFLATFAIEFRHCHFEIVCTDNRDPPLSLSATFSEVSEYQSDQL from the exons ATGAGGAAGTGCAGTCCCTGGACATTTCTCCCTGCCATGTACTCTCTTTTCACAGCTGCTGGACTCTGGGTTGT GTATTTCATAGCTGTTGAAGATGAGAAGATAACACCCCTGAGTTCAGAATACAA CCGATCTGGCCCTAAATCCCCTCCATATATAAG ctttGCAGGCAATGCTCCCCCGGCCAGCTGTGTATTTAGCCAGGTCATGAACCTAGCTGCCTTCGTAG GGTTCATCATTGGTGTCCTCAGATATCTGCAGCTGAAGCCCCAGGTCCACAAACCCTGGCTCAACATCAGCAGTCTGGTGGCCCTATCCCTGGCCTGCTTCGGCATGACACTGGTAGGAAACTTCCAG TTGTCAAATGACAAGGAGCTCCACAACATTGGGACATACATGACGTTTGGCCTGGGAACGTTGTTCTGCTGGGTTCAATCTGTCATCACCCTGAAAGTCAACCTTAGGAACGAGGGTCGGAGGGCAGGCATCCCTCGCTTCGTGCTGTCTGGGACCCTTACCGCCTGCATGCTTTTCT ACTTTGCCCTGATTGCGCAGCATCTTCACATGCATGCGGCGCGAGCGCAGTGGGCGCTGGTCATGTTCTTTCTGAGCTTCCTCGCAACCTTCGCCATCGAGTTCAGACACTGCCACTTTGAGATCGTCTGCACCGACAACCGCGATCCGCCTCTTAGCCTGTCAGCAACTTTCTCAGAGGTGTCCGAGTACCAGTCGGACCAGCTATAG
- the LOC118387834 gene encoding enolase-phosphatase E1, giving the protein MATVLIPANITALLLDIEGTTTPITFVKDILFPYIKDHLEEHLSAHWEEDECKQDVHLLKKQVEEDLRLNRACAQHALDQSGHTDEEKAIGEVVDNVLWQMASDRKTTALKQLQGHMWRVAYAAGRIKGELYQDVVPSIRRWRRQGLKVYIYSSGSVEAQKLLFGYSVEGDVLDLFDGHFDTNIGAKVESKSYERIAERMGCLSEEIMFLTDITREAKAAEDAGVNVAVVVRPGNMELTEEERSHYNLITTFSQLEVTGGV; this is encoded by the exons ATGGCTACGGTTTTAATCCCTGCAAACATTACCGCACTTTTGCTGGATATTGAAGGAACCACGACACCAATAACGTTTGTGAAG GACATTTTATTCCCATACATCAAAGATCATCTTGAAGAGCATCTGTCTGCGCATTGGGAAGAAGATGAATGCAAACAAGATGTGCATCTCCTGAAGAAACAG GTTGAGGAGGACCTGCGTCTGAACCGAGCATGTGCGCAGCACGCCCTGGACCAGTCTGGGCACACGGACGAGGAGAAAGCCATCGGAGAGGTGGTGGACAACGTGCTGTGGCAGATGGCTTCGGACAGGAAGACCACGGCCCTGAAACAGCTGCAGGGACACATGTGGAGGGTGGCCTACGCTGCTGGGAGAATCAAAGGCGA gCTGTACCAGGATGTGGTTCCATCCATCAGGAGGTGGAGACGGCAGGGCCTGAAGGTCTATATCTACTCATCTGGCAGCGTGGAAGCCCAGAAACTACTGTTTGGATACTCCGTAGAGGGAGATGTCCTAGAT CTATTTGATGGCCACTTCGACACCAACATAGGCGCCAAAGTAGAAAGTAAAAGCTATGAGAGAATTGCGGAGAGAATGGGCTGCCTGTCTGAGGAAATCATGTTCCTGACAGATATCACACGGG AGGCCAAGGCAGCGGAGGATGCGGGTGTGAACGTGGCGGTGGTGGTGCGGCCGGGGAACATGGAGCTGACGGAGGAGGAGAGGTCACACTATAACCTCATTACAACTTTCAGCCAACTGGAAGTGACGGGTGGCGTTTAA
- the LOC118387835 gene encoding transmembrane protein 150C-like isoform X2 — protein MRKCSPWTFLPAMYSLFTAAGLWVVYFIAVEDEKITPLSSEYNRSGPKSPPYISFAGNAPPASCVFSQVMNLAAFVGFIIGVLRYLQLKPQVHKPWLNISSLVALSLACFGMTLLSNDKELHNIGTYMTFGLGTLFCWVQSVITLKVNLRNEGRRAGIPRFVLSGTLTACMLFYFALIAQHLHMHAARAQWALVMFFLSFLATFAIEFRHCHFEIVCTDNRDPPLSLSATFSEVSEYQSDQL, from the exons ATGAGGAAGTGCAGTCCCTGGACATTTCTCCCTGCCATGTACTCTCTTTTCACAGCTGCTGGACTCTGGGTTGT GTATTTCATAGCTGTTGAAGATGAGAAGATAACACCCCTGAGTTCAGAATACAA CCGATCTGGCCCTAAATCCCCTCCATATATAAG ctttGCAGGCAATGCTCCCCCGGCCAGCTGTGTATTTAGCCAGGTCATGAACCTAGCTGCCTTCGTAG GGTTCATCATTGGTGTCCTCAGATATCTGCAGCTGAAGCCCCAGGTCCACAAACCCTGGCTCAACATCAGCAGTCTGGTGGCCCTATCCCTGGCCTGCTTCGGCATGACACTG TTGTCAAATGACAAGGAGCTCCACAACATTGGGACATACATGACGTTTGGCCTGGGAACGTTGTTCTGCTGGGTTCAATCTGTCATCACCCTGAAAGTCAACCTTAGGAACGAGGGTCGGAGGGCAGGCATCCCTCGCTTCGTGCTGTCTGGGACCCTTACCGCCTGCATGCTTTTCT ACTTTGCCCTGATTGCGCAGCATCTTCACATGCATGCGGCGCGAGCGCAGTGGGCGCTGGTCATGTTCTTTCTGAGCTTCCTCGCAACCTTCGCCATCGAGTTCAGACACTGCCACTTTGAGATCGTCTGCACCGACAACCGCGATCCGCCTCTTAGCCTGTCAGCAACTTTCTCAGAGGTGTCCGAGTACCAGTCGGACCAGCTATAG